One part of the Halobellus ruber genome encodes these proteins:
- a CDS encoding redoxin domain-containing protein, translating to MPQPGDTAPTFSATRGTSDHESFDLADAIGDGPVVLAFFPGAFTPPCTNEMITFQDRLDRFEEAGATVYGVSADSPFSQGSFREEHGIEFDLVSDMGGAAIDAYDLEMDIAELGLHGIANRAVFVIDEEGTITYSWVADDPTNEPDYDEVLEAVRAA from the coding sequence ATGCCTCAACCCGGAGACACAGCACCGACCTTCTCGGCGACGCGCGGCACGAGCGACCACGAATCCTTCGACCTCGCGGACGCCATCGGCGACGGTCCCGTCGTCCTGGCCTTCTTCCCGGGCGCGTTCACGCCCCCGTGCACCAACGAGATGATCACGTTCCAGGACCGCCTCGACCGGTTCGAGGAAGCGGGCGCGACCGTCTACGGCGTGAGCGCGGACTCGCCGTTCTCCCAGGGGTCGTTCCGGGAGGAGCACGGGATCGAGTTCGACCTCGTCAGCGATATGGGCGGCGCGGCCATCGACGCCTACGACCTCGAGATGGACATCGCGGAGCTCGGCCTCCACGGCATCGCGAACCGGGCCGTGTTCGTCATCGACGAGGAGGGCACGATCACGTACAGCTGGGTCGCCGACGACCCGACCAACGAGCCCGACTACGACGAGGTGCTCGAGGCGGTCCGGGCCGCTTGA
- a CDS encoding A24 family peptidase: MFASVPDILRLAVLPVLGWAAWRDVRVRRVPSRTWYPLVGLGALLLVWDGVGHLSVGTSADVLFFVRVGISLLVVAPIAYLFWRLGGFGGADAKALIAISILLPTFPTYYFAGFTLPVVVTTLGVFSMTILTNTVVLAAGYPLALLARNLLDGEVAFPAALFGRRIPTSTLPTAHGRLFETTEGFTRSGLDIDALRMYLRWRGTSLEAVRANPERARDPGSIGETHDPTDGAVGDDADDGGSVALDADGTAAPDPDPDDPWGAEAFLEGIEGTAYGTSPGTLREGLEVVTERDGVWISPGIPFIVPMFVGTLLAFVYGDLLFGALGALGVV, encoded by the coding sequence ATGTTCGCCAGCGTGCCGGACATCCTCAGGTTGGCCGTCCTCCCGGTGCTCGGGTGGGCCGCGTGGCGGGACGTCAGAGTCCGCCGCGTGCCGAGCCGGACGTGGTACCCGCTCGTCGGGCTCGGGGCGCTCCTGCTCGTGTGGGACGGCGTCGGGCACCTCTCCGTTGGGACCTCGGCCGACGTGCTGTTTTTCGTCCGGGTCGGCATCAGCCTCCTCGTGGTCGCGCCGATCGCGTACCTGTTCTGGCGGCTTGGCGGGTTCGGCGGCGCCGACGCCAAGGCGCTGATCGCGATCTCGATCCTGCTGCCGACGTTTCCGACCTACTACTTCGCGGGCTTTACTCTCCCCGTCGTCGTGACCACGCTGGGCGTCTTCTCGATGACGATCCTCACGAACACGGTGGTGTTGGCCGCGGGCTACCCGCTCGCGCTACTGGCACGGAACCTGCTCGACGGCGAGGTGGCGTTCCCGGCGGCGCTGTTCGGCCGGCGGATCCCGACCTCGACGCTGCCGACGGCCCACGGTCGGCTGTTCGAGACCACCGAGGGGTTCACCCGGAGCGGTCTCGACATCGACGCCCTCCGGATGTACCTCCGGTGGCGGGGGACGAGCCTGGAAGCCGTCCGGGCGAACCCCGAGCGGGCCCGCGACCCCGGCAGCATCGGCGAGACGCACGATCCGACCGACGGCGCGGTCGGGGACGACGCCGATGACGGGGGGTCCGTCGCGCTCGACGCCGACGGCACCGCCGCACCCGACCCCGACCCGGACGATCCCTGGGGGGCTGAGGCGTTCCTCGAGGGCATCGAGGGGACGGCGTACGGGACCTCCCCCGGGACGCTCCGGGAGGGCCTGGAGGTCGTAACCGAGCGCGACGGGGTGTGGATCTCGCCGGGGATCCCGTTCATCGTCCCGATGTTCGTCGGGACCCTGCTGGCGTTCGTCTACGGCGACCTGCTGTTCGGCGCGCTGGGTGCGCTCGGCGTGGTGTGA
- a CDS encoding ATP-binding protein, which translates to MVAAWGTLTGVVYIVLFLATGVGCVASIPRARTFTDIEVRYGLVGLLGLTGLWALFKTAFFLVPGPLQPPVYTVGLTSGFGTVWAWLYFASAYTGRTLHRNPTLRRLAGAVFLGITALKVTNPIHGLYFTTTEVTTPFRYTAIDHGLIHWVSTSLSYVLAAIGLFMIFELYVESGHDTKPLGALTALLALPVTIDLVAIATPQLIEFIYAPIGVGAFAVGVLFVFDRQFLAVRTKAQGDAATVVLDDADRIQAHSDAAAEIFPELDGATGEPLSDVLPAVTATDEADADQVVERDGEDGPRYYLVSPRSMTLGDSTVRVLALADVTESERQRRDLIERERELDRRNELYRAIISASFAFVFRIDADGRFGYVSPSVEEFTGYSSEALTGEPISLLGSDEQAVEAVQDHLDRVLDDGESVQVRELPIETRSGGTVYADVRAEPIYDPSVASDARTPADVVGAQAMVRDAGERRKREGLISVINRVLRHNVRNKLTVINGHAEMLAADLDGEDATKADRILEAGTRLLDLSESARRIESHRELSPELEPVDVAPMVGGLLDQLTDEYPEASVTAQVPETALAETQPRIETALWELLNNAARYTGPEPTIDVDVTTVDGQVLVRIRDDGPGLPEAERRVLVTGEEGPLVHGQGLGLFLTHWIITNLGGEVSVATGQGTAVEVRLPAPSAATAASGQLRD; encoded by the coding sequence ATGGTTGCAGCGTGGGGTACCCTCACCGGCGTTGTATACATCGTACTGTTTCTCGCAACCGGGGTGGGTTGCGTGGCGTCGATTCCGCGGGCGCGGACGTTCACCGACATCGAGGTTCGGTACGGGCTGGTCGGGCTACTCGGGTTGACCGGGCTCTGGGCCCTGTTCAAGACGGCGTTCTTTCTCGTCCCCGGCCCGCTCCAGCCGCCGGTGTACACCGTCGGACTCACCTCCGGGTTCGGGACCGTCTGGGCGTGGTTGTACTTCGCCTCCGCCTACACCGGTCGAACGCTCCACAGGAATCCGACGCTCCGCCGCCTCGCCGGTGCTGTCTTCCTCGGTATCACGGCGCTGAAGGTGACCAATCCGATCCACGGCCTCTACTTCACGACCACGGAGGTGACGACGCCGTTCCGGTATACGGCGATCGATCACGGGCTGATCCATTGGGTGTCGACCAGCCTCTCGTACGTCCTCGCGGCCATCGGCCTGTTTATGATCTTCGAGCTGTACGTCGAATCGGGGCACGACACGAAACCGCTCGGCGCGCTGACGGCGTTGCTCGCGCTGCCTGTTACGATAGACCTCGTCGCGATCGCGACGCCACAGCTGATCGAGTTCATCTACGCCCCGATCGGCGTCGGCGCCTTCGCGGTCGGGGTACTGTTCGTCTTCGACAGGCAGTTTCTCGCGGTACGGACCAAGGCTCAGGGCGACGCGGCGACGGTGGTGCTGGACGACGCAGACCGGATCCAGGCGCATTCGGACGCGGCGGCGGAGATCTTCCCGGAGCTCGACGGGGCGACGGGCGAGCCGCTCAGCGACGTGCTCCCGGCGGTCACCGCCACCGACGAAGCGGACGCCGACCAGGTCGTCGAACGCGACGGCGAGGACGGACCGCGGTACTACCTCGTCTCTCCCAGGTCGATGACGCTCGGTGACTCGACGGTCCGGGTGCTCGCACTCGCCGATGTCACGGAATCCGAGCGTCAGCGCCGCGATCTGATCGAACGGGAGCGCGAACTCGACAGGCGCAACGAGCTCTACCGGGCGATCATCTCCGCGAGCTTCGCGTTCGTGTTTCGGATCGACGCCGACGGCAGGTTCGGTTACGTCTCGCCGTCCGTCGAGGAGTTCACGGGCTACAGCTCCGAGGCGCTCACCGGCGAACCGATATCGCTCCTGGGATCCGACGAGCAGGCCGTCGAAGCAGTACAAGACCACCTCGACCGCGTGCTCGACGACGGTGAATCCGTCCAGGTCCGCGAACTCCCCATCGAGACCCGATCCGGCGGCACCGTCTACGCGGACGTTCGGGCGGAGCCGATCTACGACCCGAGCGTCGCGTCGGACGCGCGGACCCCAGCCGATGTCGTCGGGGCACAGGCGATGGTACGGGACGCGGGCGAGCGCCGCAAGCGCGAGGGGCTGATCAGCGTCATCAACCGCGTGCTCCGCCACAACGTCCGCAACAAACTCACCGTAATCAACGGCCACGCCGAGATGTTGGCGGCGGACCTCGACGGCGAGGACGCCACGAAGGCGGACCGCATCCTCGAAGCCGGAACCCGGCTGCTCGACCTCAGCGAATCCGCCCGTCGCATCGAGTCCCACCGGGAGCTGTCGCCGGAGTTAGAGCCCGTCGACGTTGCGCCGATGGTGGGTGGGTTGCTCGATCAGCTCACCGACGAGTACCCGGAGGCGTCGGTGACGGCACAGGTCCCGGAGACCGCCCTCGCGGAGACCCAACCGCGGATCGAGACCGCCCTGTGGGAGCTGCTCAACAACGCCGCGCGGTACACGGGGCCGGAGCCGACGATCGATGTCGATGTCACTACGGTCGACGGGCAGGTCCTGGTTCGGATCCGCGACGACGGGCCGGGGCTTCCGGAGGCCGAACGGCGGGTACTGGTCACCGGCGAGGAAGGGCCGCTCGTCCACGGCCAGGGGCTCGGGCTGTTTTTGACACACTGGATCATCACGAACCTCGGCGGCGAAGTGTCGGTGGCGACAGGTCAGGGGACAGCCGTGGAGGTCCGGCTCCCGGCCCCGTCAGCGGCGACCGCCGCAAGCGGTCAGTTACGGGACTGA
- the hisI gene encoding phosphoribosyl-AMP cyclohydrolase, with product MTDDVDVDFGDDGLVPAVAQDADSGEVLMLAYVSPGALERTRETGRAHYYSRSREELWEKGATSGHTQTVRGIRVDCDADTLLYLVEQAGGACHTGHRSCFHRTIGGDNVGERVFDPEEVYG from the coding sequence ATGACTGACGACGTCGACGTCGATTTCGGCGACGATGGGCTCGTTCCCGCCGTCGCGCAGGACGCCGACTCCGGCGAGGTGCTCATGCTCGCGTACGTCTCGCCGGGGGCGCTGGAACGCACCCGCGAGACCGGCCGTGCGCACTACTACTCCCGCAGCCGCGAGGAGCTCTGGGAGAAGGGTGCGACCAGCGGCCACACCCAGACTGTCAGGGGGATCAGAGTCGACTGCGACGCCGACACCCTCCTGTATCTGGTCGAACAGGCCGGCGGCGCGTGCCACACCGGCCACCGGTCGTGTTTCCACCGGACGATCGGCGGCGACAACGTCGGCGAACGGGTGTTCGACCCCGAGGAAGTGTACGGCTGA
- the fer gene encoding ferredoxin Fer, with amino-acid sequence MPTVEYLNYEVVEDEGWDMDADDLFEKAEDAGLGDEDYGTLEVNQGEYILEAAEAQGYDWPFSCRAGACANCAAIVKQGDIDMDMQQILSDEEVTEKNVRLTCIGSPAADEVKIVYNAKHLDYLQNRVI; translated from the coding sequence ATGCCTACAGTAGAATACCTTAACTACGAGGTAGTCGAAGACGAGGGCTGGGATATGGACGCCGACGATCTCTTCGAGAAGGCCGAGGACGCCGGCCTCGGCGACGAGGACTACGGGACCCTCGAAGTGAACCAAGGCGAGTACATCCTGGAAGCCGCCGAGGCCCAGGGCTACGACTGGCCGTTCTCGTGCCGTGCCGGCGCCTGCGCGAACTGCGCCGCCATCGTCAAGCAGGGGGACATCGATATGGATATGCAGCAGATCCTCTCCGACGAGGAGGTCACCGAAAAGAACGTGCGGCTGACCTGCATCGGGTCGCCCGCCGCCGACGAGGTGAAGATCGTCTACAACGCGAAGCACCTCGATTACCTCCAGAACCGCGTCATCTGA
- a CDS encoding class I SAM-dependent methyltransferase, which yields MTTWDERFRSGAYPTDPDPSPVLRRYLDAAPDGRALDVATGEGRNAVFLASEGYRVDAIDHSEEGLRIAREKARERGVDARAEWIRADVGSFEFPPSTYDLVTISFYRAVDRFPDIFESLTPGGVAFVQHHLRTDDPVDGGPSGDRYRFAANELLHACLGLTVLHYLERTEVRNGKRNAVAEIVARNSAGRRQSYPEIAWE from the coding sequence ATGACCACCTGGGACGAGCGGTTCCGATCCGGCGCGTACCCGACCGATCCGGACCCCTCGCCGGTGTTGCGCCGGTATCTCGACGCCGCCCCGGACGGGCGGGCCCTCGACGTTGCGACCGGGGAGGGCCGCAACGCGGTCTTTCTCGCGAGCGAGGGCTACCGGGTCGACGCGATCGACCACTCGGAGGAAGGGCTGCGGATCGCGCGAGAGAAGGCCCGGGAGCGCGGCGTCGACGCACGGGCCGAGTGGATCCGGGCCGACGTGGGGAGCTTCGAGTTCCCGCCGTCGACGTACGACCTCGTCACGATCAGCTTCTACCGGGCGGTCGACCGGTTCCCCGACATCTTCGAGTCGCTGACCCCCGGCGGCGTGGCCTTCGTCCAGCACCACCTCCGAACCGACGACCCGGTCGACGGCGGCCCGAGCGGCGACCGATACCGGTTCGCCGCCAACGAACTGTTGCACGCGTGTCTCGGGCTGACGGTCCTCCACTACTTGGAGCGGACCGAGGTCCGAAACGGGAAACGGAACGCGGTCGCCGAGATCGTCGCGCGAAACAGCGCGGGCCGGCGGCAGTCCTATCCGGAGATCGCGTGGGAGTGA
- a CDS encoding DUF7118 family protein produces MSELDSARNGDDATAESVAARVAEAEECVADLRDAKQRLATVESEIDSVGEDAVVDAADAYRKAIRLLDRYEGSATGTGDFQAYVEFQDKFLGLVEGRDDDTPASEAFAAAGERLDQRRLSESDFDAAREDLEPAAEYVDLLDRREDAEEAVAKARRDARLCRRELDGEIDERAEWLAVGEADLDAPVAELTDPIEAYNRAVREEFDEFYASASIAEVVDFLDRAEAFPLVEFRSPPRDLREFAAESPDADEPVPTLLEYADYSGSKLDHYAEDPGLLQTTVAVHRTYLERLSGEPLTVSLPPPPAAELRFRTRERLSLLGRFADEGTIAQLRAVRDLSRREDYRELSRAARAHRELDDDELAAVRSGAAEAELERLRDARDRLAAELDGEADG; encoded by the coding sequence ATGTCGGAGCTCGATTCGGCACGGAACGGCGACGACGCGACCGCCGAGAGCGTCGCCGCGCGGGTCGCGGAGGCCGAGGAGTGCGTCGCGGACCTGCGGGACGCGAAACAGCGGCTCGCAACGGTCGAATCCGAGATCGACTCGGTCGGCGAGGACGCCGTCGTCGACGCCGCCGACGCCTACCGGAAGGCGATCCGACTGCTGGACCGCTACGAGGGGTCGGCGACCGGGACCGGCGACTTCCAGGCGTACGTGGAGTTTCAGGACAAGTTCCTCGGCCTCGTGGAAGGGCGCGACGACGACACCCCCGCAAGCGAGGCGTTCGCGGCCGCCGGCGAGCGGCTGGACCAGCGGCGGCTGAGCGAATCCGACTTCGACGCCGCCCGCGAGGACCTGGAACCGGCCGCCGAGTACGTCGACCTGCTCGACCGGCGCGAGGACGCCGAGGAGGCCGTCGCGAAAGCCAGGCGCGACGCCCGGCTCTGCCGCCGCGAACTCGACGGGGAGATCGACGAGCGCGCGGAGTGGCTGGCGGTCGGCGAGGCCGACCTCGACGCGCCGGTCGCGGAGCTGACCGACCCGATCGAGGCGTACAACCGGGCCGTTCGCGAGGAGTTCGACGAGTTCTACGCGTCGGCGTCGATCGCCGAGGTCGTCGACTTCCTCGACCGCGCGGAGGCGTTCCCCCTGGTCGAGTTCCGGTCGCCGCCGCGGGACCTCCGGGAGTTCGCCGCCGAGAGCCCCGACGCCGACGAGCCGGTTCCGACCCTGCTCGAGTACGCCGACTACAGCGGGTCGAAGCTCGACCACTACGCCGAGGACCCCGGATTGCTCCAGACCACCGTCGCGGTCCACCGGACCTACCTCGAACGCCTCTCGGGGGAGCCGCTGACCGTGTCGCTGCCGCCGCCGCCGGCCGCGGAGCTCCGGTTCCGGACCCGCGAGCGGCTGTCGTTGCTCGGGCGGTTCGCCGACGAGGGGACGATCGCACAGCTCCGGGCCGTCCGAGACCTGAGCCGGCGCGAGGACTACCGCGAACTCAGTCGCGCCGCCCGCGCCCACCGGGAGCTCGACGACGACGAGCTCGCGGCGGTCCGGTCGGGGGCGGCGGAAGCGGAACTGGAACGGCTGCGTGACGCCCGCGACCGGCTCGCGGCCGAACTCGACGGCGAGGCCGACGGCTGA
- the hisA gene encoding 1-(5-phosphoribosyl)-5-[(5-phosphoribosylamino)methylideneamino]imidazole-4-carboxamide isomerase, which translates to MHEPFPEFEVVPAVDMQDGAVVQLVQGERGTETQYGDPVTAAERWVGEGARTLHLVDLDGAFDGERANADAVEAIVDAVDVPVQLGGGIRTAADATDLLDRGVERVILGTAAVERPELVSEIAAQHPGRVMVSLDAKGGEVVVSGWTEGTGLDPAAAAARFEEEGAGSILFTDVDVEGRQAGVQTDVTGRVADAVDIPVVASGGVASLDDVRALREVGAAAVVVGTALYEGSFTLAAAMDA; encoded by the coding sequence ATGCACGAGCCGTTTCCGGAGTTCGAGGTGGTTCCCGCGGTGGATATGCAGGACGGGGCGGTGGTCCAGCTCGTCCAGGGCGAACGCGGGACCGAAACGCAGTACGGCGACCCCGTGACCGCCGCCGAGCGGTGGGTCGGGGAGGGCGCACGGACGCTTCACCTCGTCGACCTCGACGGCGCCTTCGACGGCGAGCGGGCGAACGCCGACGCGGTCGAGGCGATCGTCGACGCCGTCGACGTTCCGGTCCAACTCGGCGGCGGGATCCGGACCGCGGCGGACGCAACCGACCTGCTCGACCGCGGGGTCGAGCGCGTCATCCTCGGCACCGCCGCGGTCGAGCGGCCGGAACTGGTCTCCGAGATCGCCGCGCAGCATCCCGGCCGGGTGATGGTGAGCCTCGACGCGAAGGGCGGCGAGGTCGTGGTTTCCGGGTGGACCGAGGGCACGGGACTCGATCCCGCCGCGGCCGCCGCCCGGTTCGAGGAGGAGGGGGCGGGCTCGATTCTCTTCACCGACGTCGACGTCGAGGGACGGCAGGCGGGCGTCCAGACGGACGTGACGGGGCGCGTCGCCGACGCGGTCGACATCCCCGTGGTCGCCTCCGGCGGGGTGGCGTCGCTGGACGACGTCCGGGCGCTCCGCGAGGTGGGCGCGGCGGCGGTCGTCGTCGGGACTGCGCTCTACGAGGGGTCGTTCACGCTCGCGGCCGCGATGGACGCCTGA
- a CDS encoding helix-turn-helix domain-containing protein → MTDIKAVVRAEHPDIVLTGAVTHDPSSDVASVSEAGTDPTSGKFFYRIESDDFGRFEEGLREDRTVGAFERVIETRDGEAIYSFEYTDEAKLLSPVVSAANGVILDMKNDGSAWVLSIWMPERTDLVHLWDYARGNGIEIDLRRINEYDSLGNTDAGLTDSQREALLVAFETGYFEEPRNATLGELADELDISQPAASGLLRRGIKRLVVSSLVDDGGTAE, encoded by the coding sequence ATGACGGATATCAAAGCGGTCGTCCGGGCGGAGCATCCCGACATAGTCCTCACGGGGGCGGTGACCCACGACCCCAGTTCGGACGTCGCGTCGGTGTCGGAGGCGGGCACCGACCCCACGTCGGGGAAGTTCTTCTACCGGATCGAATCCGACGATTTCGGCCGGTTCGAGGAGGGCCTCCGGGAGGATCGCACCGTCGGTGCGTTCGAGCGCGTGATCGAGACCAGGGACGGGGAGGCGATCTACAGCTTCGAGTACACCGACGAGGCGAAGCTGCTCTCGCCGGTGGTGTCGGCCGCCAACGGCGTCATCCTGGATATGAAAAACGACGGATCCGCGTGGGTCCTCTCGATCTGGATGCCCGAGCGAACGGATCTGGTCCACCTGTGGGACTACGCACGGGGGAACGGCATCGAGATCGACTTGCGGCGCATAAACGAGTACGACAGCCTGGGGAACACGGACGCCGGGTTGACCGACAGCCAGCGGGAGGCGCTGCTGGTCGCCTTCGAGACGGGGTATTTCGAGGAGCCGCGGAACGCGACGCTCGGCGAACTCGCCGACGAACTGGACATCTCACAGCCCGCTGCCAGCGGGCTTCTCAGACGTGGAATCAAGCGGCTCGTCGTCTCGTCGCTGGTGGACGACGGCGGGACGGCGGAGTGA
- the glmM gene encoding phosphoglucosamine mutase produces the protein MQLFGSSGTRGVVGEGLSPEFVLRIAKAAGTAWSADSVFIARDTRTSGEMLANAAASGLASVGVDVDRLGTAPTPAAVRYADVYGRPGLVITASHNPPEYNGVKLVGADGVELGVDRLERIEERILSEEFSIATWDAVGTVSRVDSANREYVADLLAAVDREAIAAADLTVALDPGHGAGALTSPDFFRRLGCEVVTVNATPDGFFPGRQPEPVASRLDDLRTLVTAADADVGIAHDGDADRAVFVDEAGEFVAGEASLAALAAAELDTGDTTVAAVNVSQRLVDVCERVGADLELTPIGSTNIISRIRELRADGKRVPIAGEGNGGVFFPNYRLVRDGAYAGAKLLELVAERPVSELVAPYTDYENVRLDLAYETDAELDAMLDAARAFAASAAADPDTKDGYRLDYGDAWVLVRPSGTEPKVRIYAEARDADRARSLAEEIAEPIRAALENARAE, from the coding sequence ATGCAACTGTTCGGGTCGAGCGGCACCCGGGGGGTCGTCGGCGAGGGGCTCTCCCCGGAGTTCGTCCTCCGGATCGCGAAGGCCGCGGGCACCGCCTGGTCGGCCGACAGCGTCTTCATCGCCCGCGATACGCGGACCTCCGGCGAGATGCTCGCGAACGCGGCCGCGAGCGGGCTCGCGAGCGTCGGCGTCGACGTCGACCGGCTGGGGACGGCTCCCACGCCCGCCGCCGTCCGATACGCCGACGTCTACGGGCGCCCCGGGCTCGTGATCACCGCCTCCCACAACCCCCCGGAGTACAACGGGGTGAAGCTCGTCGGCGCCGACGGGGTCGAACTCGGGGTCGACCGGCTCGAACGGATCGAAGAGCGCATTCTCTCCGAGGAGTTTTCGATCGCGACGTGGGACGCGGTCGGCACGGTCAGCCGGGTCGACTCGGCGAACCGCGAGTACGTCGCGGACCTGTTGGCCGCGGTCGACCGCGAGGCCATCGCCGCGGCCGACCTCACCGTTGCGCTCGACCCCGGGCACGGCGCCGGCGCACTGACCAGCCCGGACTTTTTCCGCCGGCTCGGGTGCGAGGTCGTCACGGTCAACGCCACGCCCGACGGCTTCTTCCCGGGGCGCCAGCCCGAGCCCGTCGCGTCCCGGCTCGACGACCTCCGGACGCTCGTGACCGCCGCCGACGCGGACGTCGGGATCGCACACGACGGCGACGCCGACCGGGCGGTCTTCGTCGACGAGGCGGGGGAGTTCGTCGCCGGCGAGGCGTCGCTGGCGGCGCTCGCGGCCGCGGAACTCGACACCGGCGACACCACCGTCGCGGCGGTGAACGTCTCCCAGCGGCTGGTGGACGTCTGCGAGCGGGTCGGCGCCGATCTGGAACTCACCCCGATCGGGTCGACCAACATCATCTCCCGGATCCGCGAACTCCGGGCGGACGGCAAACGGGTCCCGATCGCGGGCGAGGGCAACGGCGGGGTGTTCTTCCCGAACTACCGGCTGGTCCGCGACGGCGCCTACGCCGGGGCGAAGCTCCTCGAACTCGTCGCCGAACGTCCGGTCAGCGAACTCGTCGCGCCGTACACCGACTACGAGAACGTTCGGCTCGACCTCGCCTACGAGACCGATGCGGAGCTCGACGCGATGCTCGACGCCGCCCGGGCGTTCGCGGCGTCGGCCGCCGCCGACCCGGACACCAAGGACGGCTACCGGCTGGACTACGGCGACGCGTGGGTGCTGGTACGGCCCTCCGGCACCGAGCCGAAGGTGCGGATCTACGCGGAGGCCCGCGACGCCGACCGCGCCCGGAGCCTCGCGGAGGAGATCGCGGAGCCGATCCGTGCGGCGCTGGAGAACGCGCGAGCCGAGTGA
- a CDS encoding GNAT family N-acetyltransferase, with amino-acid sequence MSQLRDHLSETEYLDYLAEMRADGYRLFALFDDDEIVSVAGVVVTTNFYNGRHLFVYDLVTRADRRSEGYGTRLMTSVEEWARDRDCESLTLESGLWRADAHRFYEDDLGMDRYCYTFKKELG; translated from the coding sequence ATCAGCCAACTCCGCGATCACCTCTCGGAAACGGAGTACCTCGATTATCTCGCGGAGATGCGGGCCGACGGCTACCGGCTGTTCGCGCTTTTCGACGACGACGAGATCGTCTCGGTGGCGGGCGTCGTCGTCACCACGAACTTCTACAACGGCCGGCACCTGTTCGTGTACGACCTGGTCACGCGGGCCGACCGGCGCTCGGAGGGCTACGGAACCCGGCTGATGACCTCCGTCGAGGAGTGGGCGCGCGACCGAGACTGTGAGAGCCTCACGCTCGAATCCGGGCTCTGGCGGGCGGACGCCCACCGCTTCTACGAGGACGACCTCGGTATGGATCGGTACTGTTACACGTTCAAGAAGGAACTCGGGTGA